A genomic stretch from Streptomyces venezuelae ATCC 10712 includes:
- a CDS encoding neuraminidase-like domain-containing protein, protein MTSAAAPRSVTVQGRVLREDGTPVVGAEVLVSARRLRATEPVGETRTRDEGAYRLECRLPGAAAELVIAATLDGRTTRTVRTLAEAGEPVDLRLPGSGPSRYQCLLSAVGAHLDGVGLAQIGEDEHADGDGHELSYLSRATGHSAQEIGHAAQAARHERSTGLSAERYFGLLARGFPADLAALAQRSVSEASAALAAAAEEGVISSGDGAAEFMTALRVRELQAAEATDRATPGGVVRSVPDGVVPSRLARIFALAVPEPEARLRLYTAHLDRAGTSAGIEAGIADGTSVAPSPPSSADTSTGSSADTSAGSSAGTPAGPAAELDGHAERLDLALELGRLTGSNPPLVKALLARFDTGEFTHRRDLVRLDGRWAELVAETGGVPEPVPQPGQEYEAAAWFAQPTGPAQPPHTPRAAGPPRDADVEGPSPDALREYADGIRARVAEAYPTAHLAFRLAGHPEHAEAPATRFLSANPDFDLTATRVDATTVPDEEERRELAVLQRTFKIAPRFEAMQALRDHGFHSSYAVAGIGVSDFARKVSGDVDETEARAIHARATQVHAEAVNLVADLRTAGQFDVPWLPAIQPQTTLVPDWEELFGSADYAPVEESRSVYSQPAYLVDLLYYLRRLGGGERTGESRCGPVAEVLHGRRRDLWDVELSKENTEFALPYVDLVNEVLESAVSPETAVPAAERQSRGGPDELRVQPQHVNTGAYDKLRTAVHPWQLPFDLWGEQTTTYLGRLGVTREALVLDLCYDATHPTDFDRLLTAARLGLSKVSQQIIAGETLTPPRTLAEFYGRPATTTDAALTDAMTHVRPLLDTAGLRFTELAAVLETRFVDPGGVVRFVPDGRFPSDTSRMTLSGLDASVLERLHRFVRLQHALGVEPRELDRLIQGAGNDGRLDALTLRSIAAVRAMSARLELPADRLLGFCRPLDTHRYPSDEQPPLYDRLFLDPAVVSPQPGTPSPFELNADRSELKVIGSLETPAVTAALLAALQVTDAELAELVTGPHTPLRSKSLNLVNLTVLSCVVTLARTLSLSVADLLRLAPRSSANPWSHLAATASPSSASPSSAPASPSPSTSASATTSPFAETEPAGGDRMRHPGTEAAAGPPLLPAASAMDVLGRFVDLMETFSGAGFHAVDIEAVLDARRPPLDGPLPDDAALVSALTALRTALQTVQQQTRGTADDRGELTRRNLALMGWDAPLVQEAVSTLLGTVVYTAPLAALPAGVSLPPDLPVRFEPAEPSEAAPGQPGTPDPPPNAPAQEWRLSFTGPMNDDQQRTLLALAPAGPDGAAFRTAVEALYQGPRRLVTARMKALRIPVFAARLTALPAGYAVPQALSGKVFHDVTAQALRSRGYLSDAEVRLLKQAPGADTDLVTAVESLVTAQEAAPEAGNTFLAAADAATLFNAPDTLPADRFHLVLERLAPHLRRSLGKEAVVQQIGRAAGLDPAIAEALLGTWLPGTGGKPVFEEFLDTAFTGSDPAVVIGRAGFGPQFTALELVHRVALVLKTLRFGADELPFVFRYAAVGQWLDLASLPTAPPTPPSHVPVLRLSALIALARLRDAVPGGIATLTAVFRLATTPGTSDSQIIRELCRVTGWAFLDVNMVARNYQINTAERFLSLTNLHRLRRGVAMYGRLGVSAERANLWLRAEFTPEAAQAAWGAARARHTAADWLAVAGPMQDALRERGRAALVAYLVAHPALDGATPLWRDANGLHDHFLLDVEMGAGQLTTRVAQAAYSIQLFVQRCLLNLEPQVRTSDSDLWEQWEWMKRYRLWEANQKIFLYPENYFEPELRADKSPFFGQLETDLTQKDLNDETARGALLGYLEQLADVARLQPSGLYVQHDPDVPPTDFSGETVHVMARTESAPRAHYYRTWVNRLYWTPWQKMNLDIDGEALSLGMWDRHLFAFWPTFIPAGESQEIKSLPDGTEDNKLKNSPKYWQIQLNWSEYRNGQWTAKRVSNEMLTTSLPPLNPRFRPHTVSLPFLDPATKDPYLFIPGTDHYSNEPVVWCHYTTTFALYDTVLLFPRISTTWGRFRLSKRRGTMITDPIRYSVFLPEDLSPNDPDGATAAEGDNQWYVYRPPANLKVLNNTWVERQHRNNERARTFHLDAEIFKSTPLSLPYHVVTSFQKDLPPQRKVWLFTDSERSYLVEPHRSGEPWRYQFASFYHPYVELLKAQLDFRGLDALYDRALQLKPEVLAPHESFEQRYSPDPLHAGAPHYPVEDITFAAAAPYAVYNWELFFHAPLLMAGRLSTNQRFTEAQRWFHRIFDPTDRSTETGPARYWRTKPFYETSTDPEAPDGYQQQRIEEILRRLAEGNTTEAAKVDAWLRHPFQPDVVARLRTTAYQKAVVMKYLDNLIAWGDQLFRQDTLEAVNEATQLYILAAELLGRRPEEVTPQRPAPVLSFRQLDDQPAAPEVAATESLIPAPRHAPQAIVPGVGIRWLGYFGIPRNEKLLGYWDTVDDRLYKIRHGQNIDGVARPTSLFGAEIDPGLLARAASSGLDLSTVLSDLNAPVPHYRFATMLAKAKEFAQQVQSFGGALLAALEKRDAEELARLRSTHEYTALDAALQVRRKQLEEAGRAIKALEASQAIAKDKELYYAGKAKNRMNPKEQTAADLSAQSVELQKVSATINTLASYLSLIPELKIGAPTSVGATFGGNNLSDAMIGMAHGIIGYLSADASQAQQSATVGGYDHRLEEWRFQKKQAGKEAKQFAAQIKAAKSHRSAAQKEVDSHVRLMTNSHDADVLLRGKYTNQELYDWMAGQLGTSYFQAYQLAYDVAKRAERALRHELGTEETDFVSFGHWDSLHKGLLAGERLLTDLHRMDAAYYEANARELELTKRISLAQLDPGALRSLKETGRAYVSLPEALFDLDTPGHYMRRLKQVSFTVPCVAGPYTGVNLTATLLKSSVRLVSRLNGGKHGRQPGDIRFRDHIGPVQSVVTSTGQDDSGLFDGTLRDERFLPFEGAGAIGEWQLSLPDSFRQFDYETISDVVMQFRYTARDGGATLAAAAVAELHKALGSWLHTGGGTGLYRHFSARREFPDQWSRFLATPAGSPATLSFTLSKRHFPYLFHDRTTTLKRPELVLVLSTDLAPGSKRYRDCYPGGRSLTVTLGGPGGAHGDLTLAADPALAGQPRAGVDGVQGKVTETDQEWRVTVPAAGIAALAPELLREGRLNPDAFEDLLLVWQYAVEPAGNPAVTP, encoded by the coding sequence CGTGCGGGAACTTCAGGCCGCCGAAGCGACCGACCGGGCCACGCCGGGGGGCGTGGTCCGGTCGGTTCCTGACGGGGTCGTGCCCTCCCGGCTGGCGCGGATCTTCGCGCTGGCGGTACCCGAACCGGAAGCCCGCCTCCGGCTGTACACCGCCCATCTGGACCGCGCCGGCACGTCAGCCGGTATCGAGGCCGGAATCGCGGACGGAACCTCGGTCGCCCCGTCGCCCCCCAGCTCGGCCGACACGTCCACCGGCAGCTCGGCCGACACCTCCGCCGGCAGCTCAGCCGGTACCCCCGCCGGCCCTGCCGCCGAACTCGATGGTCACGCCGAGCGGTTGGACCTGGCGCTGGAGCTCGGACGGCTCACCGGCAGCAACCCTCCGTTGGTCAAGGCCCTCCTGGCACGCTTCGACACGGGGGAGTTCACGCACCGCCGAGACCTCGTCCGCCTGGACGGCCGCTGGGCCGAACTGGTCGCCGAGACCGGCGGCGTACCGGAGCCCGTACCGCAGCCGGGGCAGGAGTACGAGGCCGCAGCATGGTTCGCGCAGCCCACCGGCCCAGCACAGCCCCCGCACACCCCCCGGGCCGCCGGCCCACCGCGGGACGCGGACGTCGAGGGACCGAGCCCCGATGCCCTACGGGAGTACGCCGACGGCATCCGCGCCCGCGTGGCCGAGGCGTACCCCACCGCCCACCTCGCCTTCCGGCTCGCCGGCCACCCCGAGCACGCCGAGGCCCCCGCCACCCGGTTCCTGTCCGCCAATCCCGACTTCGACCTGACGGCCACCCGCGTCGACGCGACCACCGTCCCGGACGAGGAGGAGCGCCGCGAACTGGCCGTGCTGCAGCGGACGTTCAAGATCGCCCCCCGTTTCGAGGCGATGCAGGCGCTACGGGACCACGGCTTCCACTCGTCCTACGCCGTCGCGGGAATCGGAGTATCGGACTTCGCCCGCAAGGTGTCCGGCGACGTCGACGAGACCGAGGCCCGCGCCATCCATGCGCGAGCCACCCAGGTGCACGCCGAGGCGGTCAACCTGGTCGCCGATCTGCGCACCGCCGGACAGTTCGACGTGCCCTGGCTCCCCGCGATCCAGCCGCAGACCACGCTGGTCCCCGACTGGGAGGAGCTGTTCGGCTCGGCGGACTACGCGCCGGTCGAGGAGAGCCGCTCGGTGTACAGCCAGCCGGCCTACCTCGTGGACCTGCTGTACTACCTGCGTCGGCTCGGCGGGGGCGAGCGGACGGGGGAGTCCCGCTGCGGCCCGGTGGCCGAGGTGCTCCACGGCCGCAGGCGCGACCTGTGGGACGTCGAACTCAGCAAGGAGAATACCGAGTTCGCCCTCCCGTACGTCGACCTCGTCAACGAGGTGCTCGAATCCGCCGTCTCCCCGGAGACCGCGGTCCCCGCCGCCGAACGCCAGAGCCGCGGCGGCCCGGACGAACTGCGCGTGCAGCCCCAGCACGTCAACACCGGCGCGTACGACAAGCTCCGCACCGCCGTCCACCCCTGGCAGCTGCCCTTCGACCTCTGGGGCGAGCAGACCACCACCTACCTCGGCCGGCTCGGAGTCACCCGCGAGGCCCTCGTCCTCGACCTCTGTTACGACGCGACGCATCCCACCGACTTCGACCGGCTCCTCACGGCGGCCCGGCTCGGCCTCTCCAAGGTGTCGCAGCAGATCATCGCCGGGGAGACGCTCACCCCGCCGCGTACCCTCGCGGAGTTCTACGGACGGCCCGCCACGACCACCGACGCGGCCCTGACGGACGCCATGACCCACGTCCGCCCGCTCCTGGACACCGCAGGCCTCCGCTTCACCGAACTCGCGGCCGTCCTGGAGACCCGCTTCGTCGACCCGGGCGGGGTCGTGCGGTTCGTTCCCGACGGACGGTTCCCGAGCGACACCAGCAGGATGACCCTCTCCGGCCTCGACGCCTCCGTACTGGAACGCCTGCATCGCTTCGTCCGCCTCCAGCACGCACTCGGCGTGGAACCGCGCGAGCTCGACCGCCTGATCCAGGGTGCGGGCAACGACGGCCGTCTCGACGCGCTCACCCTGCGGTCCATCGCCGCCGTCCGTGCCATGAGCGCCCGGCTGGAACTGCCGGCGGACCGCCTCCTCGGCTTCTGCCGACCCCTGGACACCCACCGCTACCCCTCCGACGAGCAGCCGCCGCTGTACGACCGGCTGTTCCTGGACCCGGCGGTGGTCAGCCCGCAGCCCGGCACCCCGAGCCCGTTCGAGCTGAACGCGGACCGCAGCGAGCTGAAGGTCATCGGCAGCCTGGAGACCCCCGCCGTGACGGCCGCGCTGCTCGCCGCCCTCCAGGTCACCGACGCCGAGCTGGCCGAGCTCGTGACCGGGCCCCACACCCCGCTGCGGAGCAAGTCCCTCAACCTGGTGAACCTGACGGTCCTCAGCTGCGTGGTGACCCTGGCCCGCACCCTCTCTCTGTCCGTTGCCGACCTGCTGCGGCTGGCGCCACGCAGCAGCGCGAACCCCTGGTCCCATCTGGCAGCCACAGCCTCACCTTCATCAGCCTCTCCTTCATCTGCTCCCGCATCGCCCTCACCCTCAACCTCCGCTTCCGCCACCACGTCCCCCTTCGCCGAGACGGAACCCGCGGGAGGCGACCGGATGCGGCACCCGGGGACGGAGGCGGCGGCCGGGCCGCCGCTGCTGCCCGCCGCCTCCGCGATGGACGTGCTCGGGCGCTTCGTCGACCTCATGGAGACCTTCAGCGGCGCGGGCTTCCACGCGGTCGACATCGAGGCCGTGCTCGACGCGCGCAGGCCCCCGCTCGACGGACCCCTCCCCGACGACGCCGCTCTCGTCTCCGCGCTCACCGCGCTGCGCACCGCGCTCCAGACCGTCCAGCAGCAGACCCGGGGAACCGCCGACGACCGGGGGGAGCTGACCCGGAGGAACCTGGCCCTCATGGGCTGGGACGCCCCCCTCGTCCAGGAGGCGGTGTCCACTCTTCTGGGGACGGTCGTGTACACGGCCCCGCTGGCCGCCCTGCCCGCCGGAGTGTCCCTGCCCCCCGATCTGCCGGTGCGCTTCGAGCCGGCGGAACCGTCGGAAGCAGCACCGGGGCAGCCCGGCACCCCCGATCCGCCGCCGAATGCGCCGGCCCAGGAGTGGCGGCTGTCGTTCACCGGCCCGATGAACGACGACCAGCAGCGCACCCTGCTCGCCCTGGCCCCCGCCGGCCCGGACGGCGCCGCCTTCCGGACCGCCGTCGAGGCGCTGTACCAGGGGCCGCGCCGGCTCGTCACCGCCCGGATGAAGGCCCTGCGCATCCCCGTGTTCGCGGCGCGCCTCACCGCCCTGCCCGCCGGGTACGCCGTCCCCCAGGCGCTGTCCGGGAAGGTCTTCCACGACGTCACCGCCCAGGCACTGCGATCGCGCGGCTATCTCAGCGACGCCGAGGTGCGCCTCCTGAAGCAGGCGCCGGGAGCGGACACGGACCTCGTGACGGCGGTCGAAAGCCTCGTCACCGCCCAGGAGGCGGCTCCGGAGGCCGGAAACACCTTCCTCGCCGCCGCCGACGCGGCAACCCTGTTCAACGCGCCGGACACCCTCCCCGCCGACCGCTTCCACCTCGTACTGGAGCGGCTCGCCCCGCATCTGCGCCGTAGCCTCGGCAAGGAGGCCGTCGTCCAGCAGATCGGCCGCGCAGCCGGTCTCGACCCCGCCATCGCCGAAGCGCTCCTCGGCACCTGGCTGCCGGGCACGGGCGGAAAGCCGGTGTTCGAGGAGTTCCTCGACACGGCATTCACCGGCAGCGATCCCGCGGTCGTGATCGGCCGAGCCGGTTTCGGTCCCCAGTTCACCGCGCTCGAACTCGTCCACCGGGTCGCCCTCGTCCTGAAGACCCTCCGCTTCGGCGCCGACGAACTGCCCTTCGTCTTCCGGTACGCGGCCGTCGGCCAGTGGCTCGACCTCGCCTCCCTGCCCACCGCCCCGCCCACCCCGCCCTCGCACGTGCCCGTCCTGCGGCTCTCCGCGCTGATCGCCCTGGCCCGGCTCCGCGACGCCGTGCCCGGCGGAATCGCGACCCTGACGGCGGTGTTCCGGCTCGCCACCACCCCGGGAACCTCCGACAGCCAGATCATCCGGGAGCTGTGCCGGGTCACCGGCTGGGCGTTCCTCGACGTCAACATGGTCGCCCGGAACTACCAGATCAACACCGCCGAGCGGTTCCTCAGCCTCACCAACCTCCACCGGCTGCGGCGCGGCGTCGCGATGTACGGCCGGCTCGGTGTCTCCGCCGAGCGCGCCAACCTGTGGCTGCGCGCCGAGTTCACCCCCGAGGCCGCCCAGGCCGCGTGGGGCGCCGCCCGGGCCCGGCACACCGCCGCCGACTGGCTCGCGGTCGCCGGCCCCATGCAGGACGCGCTGCGCGAGCGCGGACGCGCCGCCCTGGTGGCGTACCTCGTGGCCCACCCGGCCCTCGACGGCGCCACCCCGCTGTGGCGGGACGCGAACGGGCTGCACGACCACTTCCTGCTCGACGTGGAGATGGGCGCCGGCCAGCTGACCACCCGCGTCGCACAGGCCGCGTACAGCATCCAGCTCTTCGTCCAGCGCTGCCTCCTGAACCTCGAACCGCAGGTCAGGACCTCCGACTCCGACCTCTGGGAGCAGTGGGAGTGGATGAAGCGCTACCGGCTGTGGGAGGCCAACCAGAAGATCTTCCTGTACCCGGAGAACTACTTCGAGCCGGAACTGCGGGCCGACAAGTCGCCGTTCTTCGGGCAGCTGGAGACGGACCTCACGCAGAAGGACCTGAACGACGAGACGGCGCGCGGAGCGCTGCTCGGCTATCTGGAGCAACTCGCGGACGTCGCCCGGCTCCAGCCGAGCGGGCTGTACGTCCAGCACGACCCCGACGTGCCACCGACCGACTTCAGCGGAGAGACCGTCCACGTGATGGCCCGCACCGAGTCCGCCCCCCGAGCGCACTACTACCGCACCTGGGTGAACCGGCTGTACTGGACGCCGTGGCAGAAGATGAACCTCGACATCGACGGCGAGGCCCTGTCCCTCGGCATGTGGGACAGGCACCTGTTCGCCTTCTGGCCGACGTTCATCCCCGCCGGCGAGAGCCAGGAGATCAAGTCACTGCCCGACGGGACGGAGGACAACAAGCTCAAGAACAGCCCGAAGTACTGGCAGATCCAGCTCAACTGGAGCGAGTACCGCAACGGTCAGTGGACCGCCAAGCGGGTTTCGAACGAGATGCTGACCACCAGTCTGCCCCCGCTGAACCCGCGCTTCCGACCGCATACGGTCAGCCTGCCCTTCCTCGACCCGGCCACGAAGGATCCGTACCTCTTCATTCCCGGAACGGATCACTACAGCAATGAGCCCGTCGTCTGGTGTCACTACACGACGACGTTCGCGCTCTACGACACCGTGCTCCTCTTCCCCCGCATCTCCACCACGTGGGGCAGGTTCAGGCTGAGCAAGCGCCGCGGCACCATGATCACCGACCCCATCCGGTACTCGGTCTTCCTCCCGGAGGACCTCTCGCCGAACGACCCCGACGGCGCTACCGCGGCCGAAGGGGACAACCAGTGGTACGTCTACCGGCCACCAGCGAACCTGAAGGTCCTCAACAACACCTGGGTCGAGCGGCAGCACCGGAACAACGAGCGCGCGAGGACCTTCCACCTCGACGCGGAGATCTTCAAGAGCACCCCGCTCTCCCTCCCCTACCACGTGGTCACCTCGTTCCAGAAGGACCTGCCACCGCAGCGCAAGGTGTGGCTCTTCACCGACAGCGAGCGCTCCTACCTGGTGGAACCGCACCGCAGCGGCGAGCCCTGGAGGTACCAGTTCGCGAGCTTCTACCACCCGTACGTCGAGCTGCTCAAGGCGCAGTTGGACTTCCGCGGCCTCGACGCCCTGTACGACCGCGCCCTCCAGCTCAAACCCGAAGTGCTCGCACCGCACGAGAGCTTCGAGCAGCGCTACTCACCCGATCCGCTCCACGCGGGCGCGCCCCACTACCCGGTGGAGGACATCACCTTCGCCGCCGCCGCCCCCTACGCCGTCTACAACTGGGAACTCTTCTTCCACGCCCCCCTGCTCATGGCCGGCCGGCTCTCCACCAACCAGCGTTTCACCGAGGCCCAGCGGTGGTTCCACCGCATCTTCGACCCCACCGACCGCTCCACCGAGACCGGGCCCGCCCGCTACTGGCGAACCAAGCCGTTCTACGAGACCTCCACGGACCCCGAAGCCCCGGACGGCTACCAGCAGCAGCGCATCGAGGAGATCCTGCGGCGACTCGCCGAAGGGAACACCACGGAGGCCGCCAAGGTGGACGCCTGGCTGCGGCACCCCTTCCAGCCGGACGTCGTCGCGCGGCTGCGGACCACCGCCTACCAGAAGGCCGTGGTGATGAAGTACCTGGACAACCTCATCGCCTGGGGCGACCAGCTGTTCCGTCAGGACACCCTGGAGGCGGTCAACGAGGCCACCCAGCTGTACATCCTGGCCGCCGAACTCCTCGGCCGACGACCGGAGGAGGTCACGCCGCAGCGGCCCGCGCCCGTACTCAGCTTCCGGCAGCTGGACGACCAGCCCGCCGCGCCCGAAGTCGCCGCCACCGAGAGCCTGATCCCCGCACCCCGGCACGCGCCACAGGCCATCGTGCCCGGCGTCGGCATCCGCTGGCTCGGCTACTTCGGCATCCCCCGCAACGAGAAACTCCTCGGATACTGGGACACCGTCGACGACCGGCTGTACAAGATCCGCCACGGGCAGAACATCGACGGCGTCGCCCGCCCGACGTCCCTCTTCGGGGCGGAGATCGACCCCGGCCTGCTCGCCCGCGCGGCCTCGTCCGGCCTCGACCTCTCGACCGTCCTGTCCGACCTCAACGCCCCCGTGCCGCACTACCGGTTCGCCACCATGCTCGCCAAGGCCAAGGAGTTCGCCCAGCAGGTCCAGAGCTTCGGCGGGGCGCTGCTCGCCGCCCTGGAGAAGCGCGACGCCGAAGAGCTCGCACGCCTTCGGTCCACCCACGAGTACACCGCCCTCGACGCGGCGCTCCAGGTCCGCAGGAAGCAGCTGGAGGAGGCCGGACGCGCCATCAAGGCGCTGGAGGCGTCCCAGGCCATCGCCAAGGACAAGGAGCTCTACTACGCGGGCAAGGCCAAGAACCGGATGAACCCCAAGGAGCAGACGGCCGCCGACCTGAGCGCCCAGTCCGTCGAGCTGCAGAAGGTCTCCGCCACCATCAACACCCTGGCGAGCTACCTGTCGCTGATCCCGGAGCTCAAGATCGGCGCCCCGACCTCGGTGGGCGCCACGTTCGGCGGCAACAACCTCTCCGACGCGATGATCGGCATGGCCCACGGCATCATCGGCTACCTCAGCGCCGACGCCTCCCAGGCCCAGCAGTCCGCGACGGTCGGCGGATACGACCACCGCCTGGAGGAATGGCGGTTCCAGAAGAAGCAGGCCGGCAAGGAGGCCAAGCAGTTCGCCGCGCAGATCAAGGCCGCCAAGTCCCACCGGAGCGCCGCGCAGAAGGAGGTCGACAGCCACGTACGCCTGATGACCAACTCCCACGACGCCGACGTGCTGCTGCGCGGCAAGTACACCAACCAGGAGCTCTACGACTGGATGGCCGGCCAGCTCGGCACCAGCTACTTCCAGGCGTACCAGCTCGCCTACGACGTGGCCAAGCGCGCCGAACGGGCCCTGCGCCACGAACTGGGCACCGAGGAGACCGACTTCGTCTCCTTCGGCCACTGGGACAGCCTCCACAAGGGACTGCTCGCCGGAGAGCGCCTGCTCACCGACCTGCACCGGATGGACGCGGCCTACTACGAGGCCAACGCCCGTGAACTGGAGCTGACCAAGCGGATCTCGCTCGCCCAGCTCGACCCCGGCGCACTGCGGAGCCTCAAGGAGACCGGCAGGGCGTACGTCTCCCTCCCCGAGGCGCTGTTCGACCTCGACACGCCCGGCCACTACATGCGCCGCCTCAAGCAGGTCAGCTTCACCGTCCCCTGCGTCGCGGGCCCGTACACGGGCGTCAACCTCACCGCCACCCTGCTCAAGAGCAGCGTGCGGCTGGTGTCCAGGCTGAACGGCGGCAAGCACGGCCGCCAGCCCGGGGACATCCGCTTCCGGGACCACATCGGCCCCGTCCAGTCGGTGGTGACCAGCACCGGACAGGACGACTCCGGACTCTTCGACGGCACCCTGCGCGACGAGCGGTTCCTGCCGTTCGAAGGCGCGGGCGCCATCGGAGAATGGCAGCTGTCGCTGCCGGACTCCTTCCGCCAGTTCGACTACGAGACCATCAGCGACGTCGTCATGCAGTTCCGCTACACCGCCCGGGACGGCGGGGCCACCCTGGCCGCGGCCGCCGTCGCGGAGCTCCACAAGGCGCTCGGATCGTGGCTGCACACCGGCGGCGGAACGGGCCTGTACCGGCACTTCAGCGCCCGCCGGGAGTTCCCCGACCAGTGGAGCCGGTTCCTCGCCACCCCCGCGGGCTCCCCGGCCACGCTCTCCTTCACCCTCTCCAAGAGGCACTTCCCGTACCTCTTCCACGACCGCACCACCACGCTCAAGCGGCCCGAGCTGGTCCTGGTCCTCTCCACGGACCTCGCGCCCGGCTCCAAGCGCTACCGCGACTGCTACCCGGGCGGACGATCGCTGACCGTCACCCTCGGCGGGCCGGGCGGCGCACACGGCGACCTCACACTGGCGGCGGACCCGGCCCTGGCCGGGCAGCCCCGGGCCGGCGTGGACGGAGTACAGGGAAAGGTGACGGAGACCGACCAGGAGTGGCGGGTCACCGTACCCGCCGCCGGGATCGCGGCACTCGCCCCCGAATTGCTCCGCGAAGGCCGCCTGAACCCCGACGCCTTCGAGGACCTGCTCCTCGTCTGGCAGTACGCCGTCGAGCCCGCCGGGAACCCGGCGGTCACCCCGTGA
- a CDS encoding Kelch repeat-containing protein, with the protein MIAEPHRRAARLTALAGDTAPATGNAPARDTAPPAGGILATDTAPVMDTQRQAARGHWSPAGEMPFAGFWAPPAEAAVQLPDGRVLLAGGEDGRRVPTDVTALFDPAEGTWSSAGALGTGRRLHSTTLLADGRVLVAGGIGEPPGPVPATGLDSCEVYDPATDSWTGTGRLREARFSHSATLLPDGRVLVAGGAAVRSADSHRTLRSAEAYDPVAGTWTPVRPMTDARFGHPALRFDDGRVLMVGGILAVGRGSHTALAHCELYDPAADGWTPTAGLATARKSHQATLLPGNAVLVTGGDMRGFVNDDWTYDPYSQWTTERYDPATDRWTADGQLPWGRSHHRAVRLATGDVLVAGGTDDASMAVGYPNATLYDAATRTWSAEFPMLRGRWAPAAIGLADGRVLVMGGLDESGPAAPLPGEDQVTATAELYTP; encoded by the coding sequence GTGATCGCGGAGCCGCACCGCCGGGCGGCCCGTCTCACTGCCCTGGCCGGGGACACCGCCCCGGCCACGGGCAACGCACCGGCCAGGGACACCGCCCCGCCCGCCGGCGGCATCCTGGCCACGGACACCGCCCCGGTCATGGACACCCAGCGCCAGGCGGCGCGCGGCCACTGGTCGCCGGCCGGGGAGATGCCGTTCGCCGGCTTCTGGGCCCCACCGGCGGAGGCCGCCGTCCAGCTGCCCGACGGACGCGTGCTCCTCGCGGGCGGCGAGGACGGGCGCCGGGTCCCCACCGACGTCACCGCGCTCTTCGACCCGGCCGAGGGCACGTGGTCCTCCGCCGGGGCCCTGGGCACCGGGCGACGGCTGCACTCCACCACCCTGCTGGCCGACGGCCGGGTCCTGGTGGCCGGCGGCATCGGAGAGCCGCCGGGACCCGTCCCCGCCACCGGCCTCGACTCGTGCGAGGTGTACGACCCGGCCACCGACTCCTGGACCGGCACCGGGCGGCTCCGCGAGGCGCGCTTCTCCCACTCGGCGACCCTCCTGCCCGACGGCCGCGTCCTGGTCGCGGGCGGCGCCGCCGTCCGCTCGGCCGACTCCCACCGCACCCTGCGGTCGGCGGAGGCGTACGACCCGGTCGCCGGCACCTGGACGCCGGTCCGGCCGATGACCGACGCCCGTTTCGGACACCCCGCCCTCCGCTTCGACGACGGCCGCGTCCTCATGGTCGGCGGGATCCTCGCGGTGGGTCGCGGTAGCCACACCGCCCTCGCCCACTGCGAGCTGTACGACCCCGCGGCGGACGGCTGGACGCCCACCGCCGGACTCGCCACCGCCCGCAAGAGCCACCAGGCGACCCTGCTCCCGGGAAACGCGGTCCTGGTCACCGGCGGTGACATGCGCGGGTTCGTCAACGACGACTGGACCTACGACCCCTACAGCCAGTGGACCACGGAACGCTACGACCCCGCCACGGACCGCTGGACCGCCGACGGACAGCTGCCCTGGGGCCGCAGTCACCACCGGGCCGTCCGACTCGCCACCGGCGACGTCCTCGTCGCCGGCGGCACCGACGACGCCTCGATGGCCGTCGGCTACCCCAACGCCACGCTCTACGACGCCGCCACCCGCACCTGGTCCGCGGAGTTCCCCATGCTGCGCGGCCGTTGGGCACCCGCCGCGATCGGCCTCGCCGACGGCCGCGTGCTCGTCATGGGAGGCCTGGACGAGTCCGGCCCGGCGGCCCCGCTGCCCGGCGAGGACCAGGTCACCGCCACCGCCGAGCTCTACACGCCGTAA